One window of the Glycocaulis alkaliphilus genome contains the following:
- a CDS encoding DDE-type integrase/transposase/recombinase: MELRLHANARTTPATRRYIQTCGKPVAVLSAELGVSETTIRRWRARSEVADRPHVPHTLKTSMSGVEEALAVELRCHVGLSLDDALEVMRRCVKPDLSRAALHRCWRRHGISARPVQARARTGVFETGQPAGFIHVDVKHLTRLNRQPAYAFIAIDRATRFVHLDIFNTRSAANAAAFFERFLESFPLKVHTVLSDNGSEFTDRFAVDKKGKPEDRPSGTHAFDRVCAAHGVKHRLTRPFRPQTNGMAERFNRRLQEHLDAHPPNGRNQGRNCFDTHEQRNAYIRNFVQNYNRTRLRCLGYQSPLEILNNLTEHNTEAGDGLSIKTKAGFRVSPKARPE, encoded by the coding sequence ATGGAGTTGCGTCTTCATGCCAATGCCCGCACGACGCCGGCGACACGGCGTTACATCCAGACCTGTGGCAAGCCGGTTGCTGTGCTGTCGGCCGAGCTGGGGGTGTCAGAGACTACGATAAGACGCTGGCGGGCGCGCAGCGAAGTGGCTGACCGCCCGCATGTGCCCCATACGCTGAAGACCTCTATGAGCGGCGTGGAGGAAGCGCTGGCTGTCGAGCTGCGCTGTCATGTGGGCCTGTCGCTGGATGATGCGCTGGAGGTGATGCGGCGCTGTGTGAAGCCGGACCTGTCACGCGCGGCCCTGCACCGCTGCTGGCGCCGTCATGGCATCTCGGCCCGGCCCGTGCAGGCGCGTGCGCGCACCGGCGTGTTCGAGACCGGCCAGCCCGCCGGGTTCATCCATGTCGATGTGAAGCACCTGACACGCCTGAACCGGCAGCCCGCCTATGCCTTCATCGCCATCGACCGGGCCACGCGCTTCGTCCATCTGGACATCTTCAACACGCGCAGCGCAGCCAACGCCGCCGCCTTCTTCGAGCGCTTCCTGGAAAGCTTCCCGCTGAAGGTCCACACCGTCCTGTCCGATAACGGATCAGAGTTCACAGACCGGTTCGCCGTCGACAAGAAGGGCAAGCCCGAAGACCGTCCCAGCGGTACCCATGCCTTCGACCGGGTCTGCGCCGCCCACGGTGTCAAACACCGGCTCACACGCCCCTTCCGTCCGCAGACCAACGGTATGGCAGAACGCTTCAACCGCCGCCTGCAGGAACATCTCGACGCCCACCCGCCAAACGGACGCAATCAGGGCCGCAACTGCTTCGACACGCACGAGCAGCGCAACGCCTATATCCGAAACTTCGTCCAAAACTATAACCGCACACGCCTGCGATGCCTCGGCTATCAAAGCCCGCTCGAAATCCTCAACAATCTCACGGAACACAACACGGAGGCGGGGGATGGGCTGAGCATCAAAACAAAAGCTGGGTTCCGGGTCTCGCCAAAAGCTCGCCCGGAATGA
- a CDS encoding patatin-like phospholipase family protein, with protein MDMKLGFLPFLNRLEKAALKAVEAEVEWFCLPAGQTLFEAGDPADAFYLVRSGALAAFRTGADGRPELVGHIRAGEPIGEMALVEDRPHSANIYALRDSELIRLPKAAFEKLTRRHASLMRELARMMLFRLRGGTLRSKAEPRVFALVSTSPTIDLALRSRQLKDALAALGRSCTIIGEEGDVIPPSQLDEAERTGDIVILTARLNDVSWARQAVGRADRVWLLARGDARPSLPILPEDPSPAAKLRLIDVVLLHHGGSRSVATPQEWMDAAEAARCFHWRQFEERDVAHLARTMAGCSVGLVLSGGGSRAYAHIGAIQAFRDHGIEFDFVAGTSMGAIIAAGVAMGWSNDEIDTRIRKAFVESSPLNDWTLPVVSLVRGKEVEKRLAEHFGDVDIADLHRPFFCVSSNLTDGAVRIHRTGRLRDALRASLAIPGLLPPVIDGENVLVDGAVFNNFPIKELKSSHRGANIGVDVTRNRAINPKDFINPPGFFGWAMRHGLSDPPPIASLLMRAATAATLDEHAETREAADMLVLPDIEMDLREWRRYDDAIVAGYDSTIAMLNSADHRLMARLKPGE; from the coding sequence ATGGATATGAAGCTTGGCTTTCTTCCCTTCCTGAACCGGCTTGAGAAAGCCGCGCTGAAGGCTGTCGAGGCCGAGGTGGAATGGTTCTGCCTGCCCGCCGGTCAGACCCTGTTTGAAGCCGGCGATCCGGCTGATGCCTTCTATCTGGTGCGCTCCGGCGCGCTGGCGGCCTTCCGCACCGGCGCGGACGGACGCCCCGAACTCGTCGGCCATATCCGCGCTGGCGAGCCGATTGGCGAAATGGCGCTGGTCGAGGACCGGCCCCATTCGGCCAATATCTATGCGCTGCGCGATAGCGAGCTGATCCGCCTGCCCAAGGCCGCGTTCGAGAAGCTGACCCGGCGCCATGCCAGCCTGATGCGCGAGCTGGCGCGCATGATGCTGTTCCGCCTGCGCGGCGGCACGCTGCGTTCCAAGGCCGAGCCGCGCGTATTTGCGCTGGTTTCCACCTCGCCGACCATTGATCTCGCCTTGCGCTCACGCCAGCTGAAAGACGCGCTCGCGGCGCTGGGGCGCAGCTGCACGATCATCGGCGAGGAAGGCGATGTGATACCGCCCTCACAGCTAGATGAGGCCGAACGCACCGGCGACATTGTCATCCTCACCGCCCGCCTGAATGACGTGTCCTGGGCGCGTCAGGCGGTTGGCCGGGCTGACCGCGTCTGGCTGCTGGCGCGCGGCGACGCCAGACCCTCTTTGCCCATCCTGCCTGAAGACCCCTCACCGGCTGCCAAGCTGCGCCTGATCGATGTCGTGCTGCTGCATCATGGCGGCAGCCGTAGCGTCGCCACACCGCAGGAATGGATGGACGCCGCCGAGGCCGCGCGCTGCTTCCACTGGCGCCAGTTCGAGGAGCGCGACGTGGCCCATCTGGCGCGCACCATGGCGGGATGCTCGGTGGGGCTGGTCCTGTCTGGCGGCGGCAGCCGCGCCTATGCCCATATCGGCGCGATCCAGGCCTTCCGCGATCACGGTATCGAGTTCGACTTTGTGGCCGGCACCTCCATGGGCGCGATCATCGCCGCCGGTGTCGCCATGGGGTGGAGCAATGACGAGATCGATACCCGCATCCGCAAGGCGTTTGTGGAATCCAGCCCCCTGAACGACTGGACCCTGCCGGTGGTTAGCCTGGTGCGCGGCAAGGAGGTGGAAAAGCGCCTCGCCGAGCATTTCGGCGATGTCGACATTGCCGATCTGCACCGGCCCTTCTTCTGCGTGTCCTCAAACCTGACCGATGGCGCGGTGCGCATCCACCGGACAGGCCGCCTGCGTGATGCCTTGCGCGCTTCTCTGGCGATTCCTGGGCTTTTGCCGCCCGTGATCGATGGCGAGAACGTGCTGGTGGACGGGGCGGTGTTCAACAACTTCCCCATCAAGGAACTCAAATCGAGCCATCGCGGCGCGAATATCGGTGTGGATGTGACGCGCAACCGCGCCATCAACCCGAAGGATTTCATCAATCCGCCGGGCTTTTTCGGCTGGGCGATGCGCCATGGCCTGTCTGATCCGCCGCCCATCGCCTCGCTATTGATGCGCGCGGCCACCGCCGCCACGCTGGATGAACACGCCGAAACGCGCGAGGCAGCCGACATGCTCGTCCTGCCCGACATAGAGATGGATTTGCGCGAATGGCGCCGATACGACGACGCCATCGTCGCCGGGTACGACAGCACGATTGCCATGCTCAACAGCGCTGATCACCGGCTTATGGCGCGGCTGAAACCGGGGGAGTAG
- a CDS encoding DUF885 domain-containing protein gives MTSTLRQRLSGAAMTAILLSAPMVAAPAFASIAAQDAAAEQSETERLNAWFEQIEQEDLDRSPLMKAYRGIIDEDYGQWGDFSNEFAEESFQISEDRLAHMRGNFDFDALDPSAQLSWRLFEYGQENARANHPFRRHGYVFHQMSGMHANIPVFLTTIHRINSLETAEAWVSRAGSVDEVMNTLIDEAEARFEMGIQPPRWMYDYIIETAQNVISGAPFEGEGDNIVWESYERNINQIDISAEDRLRLLNEGRTALESWVAPYERLISVMTAQRESAAAGDGVWRLPEGDAFYNARLANFTTTDLSAQDIHDLGVENVERIHREMEAIMAEVEFDGSLQEFFVFMREDPQFYYPNTDEGRQAYLDEATAIIERMNERLPEYFITLPEHALEVRRVEPFREASAGKAFYSRPAADGSRPGIYYANLRDMADMPIYQMEALAYHEGNPGHHMQLAIMTDLEDVPAFRRFGGYTAYTEGWGLYTEYLPLEMGFYEDPYSNFGRLAMELWRAARLVVDTGLHYKQWSREQAIEYLVENTPNSRGDAINAIERYIVMPGQATAYMIGMLEILALRERAETALGDDFDIRMFHEVVLRDGAVPLAILEELIDEWIAEVQAG, from the coding sequence ATGACCAGCACACTTCGCCAGCGCCTGTCCGGCGCCGCCATGACGGCTATTCTTCTGTCGGCTCCGATGGTGGCGGCTCCTGCCTTTGCCAGCATCGCCGCGCAGGACGCCGCCGCCGAGCAGAGCGAAACCGAGCGCCTGAACGCCTGGTTTGAACAGATCGAGCAGGAAGACCTCGACCGCAGCCCGCTGATGAAGGCCTATCGCGGCATTATCGATGAGGATTACGGCCAGTGGGGCGATTTCAGCAATGAATTTGCCGAAGAGAGCTTCCAGATCAGCGAAGACCGGCTGGCCCATATGCGCGGGAATTTCGACTTCGACGCGCTGGACCCGTCAGCCCAGCTCAGCTGGCGCCTGTTTGAATACGGTCAGGAGAATGCAAGGGCCAACCATCCCTTCCGCCGCCACGGCTATGTCTTCCACCAGATGAGCGGCATGCATGCCAATATCCCGGTATTCCTGACCACCATTCACCGCATCAACTCGCTGGAAACCGCCGAGGCCTGGGTCTCCCGTGCAGGCAGCGTGGACGAGGTGATGAACACGCTGATCGACGAGGCCGAGGCCCGTTTCGAGATGGGCATCCAGCCGCCGCGCTGGATGTATGACTACATCATCGAGACCGCGCAGAACGTCATTTCCGGCGCGCCGTTCGAGGGTGAAGGCGATAATATCGTCTGGGAAAGCTATGAGCGGAATATCAACCAGATAGATATCAGCGCCGAAGACCGCCTGCGCCTGCTCAATGAAGGCCGCACGGCACTTGAAAGCTGGGTAGCCCCTTATGAGCGCCTGATCTCGGTGATGACCGCCCAGCGCGAAAGCGCAGCCGCCGGTGACGGCGTATGGCGCCTGCCCGAGGGCGACGCCTTCTACAATGCGCGCCTGGCCAATTTCACCACCACAGACCTGAGCGCGCAGGACATCCACGATCTGGGCGTGGAGAATGTGGAGCGCATCCATCGCGAGATGGAAGCCATCATGGCGGAAGTGGAATTTGACGGCAGCCTGCAGGAGTTCTTCGTGTTCATGCGCGAGGATCCGCAATTCTACTATCCCAACACCGATGAAGGCCGTCAGGCCTATCTTGATGAGGCCACCGCCATCATCGAGCGCATGAATGAGCGCCTGCCCGAATACTTCATCACCCTGCCCGAACACGCGCTGGAAGTGCGCCGGGTGGAGCCCTTCCGCGAGGCGTCCGCCGGCAAGGCCTTCTATTCGCGCCCGGCAGCCGACGGTTCGCGCCCCGGCATCTACTACGCAAACCTGCGCGATATGGCCGACATGCCGATCTACCAGATGGAGGCGCTGGCCTATCACGAGGGCAATCCCGGCCACCATATGCAGCTCGCCATCATGACCGATCTGGAGGACGTACCCGCCTTCCGCCGGTTTGGCGGCTATACCGCCTATACCGAAGGCTGGGGCCTCTATACCGAGTATCTGCCGCTGGAAATGGGCTTCTATGAAGACCCGTATTCCAACTTTGGCCGCCTCGCGATGGAGCTGTGGCGCGCCGCCCGCCTCGTCGTCGATACCGGGCTGCACTACAAGCAATGGTCCCGCGAACAGGCCATCGAGTATCTCGTCGAGAACACGCCCAACTCGCGCGGGGACGCCATCAACGCCATCGAGCGCTATATCGTCATGCCGGGCCAGGCGACCGCCTACATGATCGGCATGCTGGAAATCCTCGCATTGCGCGAGCGGGCCGAGACAGCGCTTGGCGATGATTTTGACATCCGCATGTTCCACGAGGTGGTCTTGCGCGATGGCGCCGTGCCGCTGGCCATCCTTGAAGAGCTGATCGATGAATGGATCGCCGAGGTTCAGGCGGGCTAG
- a CDS encoding enoyl-CoA hydratase-related protein, with product MSYSSFALSSDGPIARLTLNRPDKRNTMTPAFWRELPDAVNALSDAGETRVLILDAEGPVFTAGMDISVFSDPNALTTDTAATREAFMCAAMSLQDAFTAFERARFPVIAAMQGPCVGGGVDMVTACDLRYATKDAWLRIEETNIGMMADVGTLQRLPRLIPPGIALELAYTGETLAPERAYALGLLNGVLPDEAALKAQVDAVAARIASRPPLTIAGIKKSHLYSRDHTVADSLEHVMTLQASIWNPHDIVEAMAARSEKREGNFTPLAPVKRLGRDT from the coding sequence ATGAGTTATTCCAGCTTCGCCCTGTCGTCAGACGGGCCGATTGCCCGCCTGACGCTGAACCGTCCTGACAAGCGCAACACGATGACGCCCGCCTTCTGGCGCGAGCTGCCCGATGCGGTGAATGCGCTGTCGGACGCAGGTGAGACACGGGTGCTGATTCTCGATGCTGAAGGCCCGGTCTTTACCGCCGGGATGGACATTTCGGTGTTCTCTGACCCGAACGCGCTGACCACCGATACCGCCGCCACGCGCGAAGCCTTCATGTGCGCCGCCATGTCCTTGCAGGATGCATTCACGGCGTTCGAGCGCGCCCGCTTTCCGGTCATCGCCGCCATGCAGGGGCCGTGCGTCGGCGGCGGGGTGGACATGGTGACGGCGTGTGATCTGCGTTACGCCACGAAAGACGCCTGGCTGCGCATCGAGGAGACCAATATCGGCATGATGGCCGATGTCGGCACGCTGCAGCGCCTGCCGCGCCTGATCCCCCCCGGTATCGCACTGGAGCTGGCCTATACGGGCGAAACACTTGCCCCTGAGCGCGCCTATGCGCTGGGCCTTCTCAATGGCGTGCTGCCCGACGAAGCGGCCCTCAAGGCGCAGGTGGACGCAGTGGCAGCCCGCATCGCCAGCCGCCCGCCTTTGACGATTGCGGGCATCAAGAAATCCCATCTCTATTCGCGCGATCACACGGTGGCAGACAGTCTCGAACATGTGATGACACTGCAGGCTTCCATCTGGAATCCCCATGATATTGTCGAGGCGATGGCCGCCCGGTCTGAAAAGCGCGAGGGCAATTTCACGCCGCTCGCGCCGGTCAAAAGGCTGGGCCGCGACACCTGA
- a CDS encoding DUF5694 domain-containing protein → MLKQFAGLLGALICASSAYAQNDDTRPAGDTQVMVLGTIHFSGGSDYVNPEVDDFLSPQRQQEIADILDRIEAFQPDRIIVELEPEHEDWINDRYRAWRAGEAELTVNERDQIGLRLAARMGHEQVWAVDYQNGMDFQAMLGAAQEAGQTDLLEAFQQTVGEVEAFFSRNADGTIRERLIDANSAEMLGFHRMYLWLAQAGTVEDPVGAHQMAAWWGRNMIIFARIAQIAQPGERVLVIYGAGHKYLLDQYLEEAPGFTVIDPLDYLQ, encoded by the coding sequence ATGCTGAAACAGTTCGCGGGCCTCCTGGGCGCACTTATCTGCGCAAGCAGTGCCTATGCTCAAAACGATGATACGCGTCCGGCCGGCGATACGCAGGTCATGGTACTGGGCACCATCCATTTCAGCGGAGGAAGTGACTACGTCAATCCGGAGGTGGACGACTTCCTCTCCCCTCAGCGCCAGCAGGAAATCGCCGACATTCTGGACCGGATCGAAGCCTTCCAGCCGGACCGGATCATCGTCGAGCTGGAACCCGAGCATGAAGACTGGATCAATGACCGCTACCGGGCCTGGCGCGCTGGCGAAGCCGAGCTGACGGTCAATGAGCGCGACCAGATCGGCCTGCGTCTGGCAGCGCGTATGGGCCATGAACAGGTCTGGGCGGTGGACTATCAGAACGGGATGGACTTCCAGGCCATGCTGGGGGCCGCGCAGGAGGCCGGACAGACAGATCTGCTCGAAGCCTTCCAGCAGACGGTTGGCGAGGTGGAAGCGTTCTTCTCGCGTAATGCCGATGGCACTATCCGCGAACGGCTGATCGACGCCAACTCCGCCGAGATGCTGGGTTTCCACCGCATGTATCTCTGGCTGGCGCAGGCCGGAACGGTCGAGGATCCGGTGGGCGCGCACCAGATGGCCGCATGGTGGGGGCGCAACATGATCATTTTCGCCCGCATCGCGCAGATCGCCCAGCCCGGCGAGCGGGTGCTGGTCATTTACGGCGCGGGCCACAAATACCTGCTCGACCAGTATCTGGAGGAAGCGCCCGGCTTCACCGTGATCGATCCGCTGGACTATCTGCAATAG